A genomic stretch from Deinococcus radiotolerans includes:
- a CDS encoding histidine phosphatase family protein, with protein sequence MKLLLIRHAQSENNVIEDRPDYAQGRQPDPPLSGHGHDRAQRFAQDADLSGVTHLYTSLMLRAVQTAAPIAARLRLPVHGLELAFEYGGLTTGPAGGFTPAMGSDHARLSEHCPALIWPAHLHGHPWDGGAEAWEEPVFHARAARLLHNLRTRHAGQDTAALVTHHDFAGAIIRTALGWRVTDAPPTFHLAHLGTALLDLPDDGGAGGLMWLNRKPRGMEV encoded by the coding sequence GTGAAGCTCCTGCTGATCCGCCACGCCCAGTCCGAGAACAACGTGATTGAGGATCGACCGGACTACGCGCAGGGTCGGCAGCCCGACCCGCCCCTCAGCGGGCACGGACACGACAGAGCCCAGCGGTTCGCGCAGGACGCGGACCTGAGCGGCGTCACGCACCTGTACACCAGCCTGATGCTGCGAGCCGTGCAGACCGCCGCCCCCATCGCTGCCCGCCTGCGGCTCCCCGTGCACGGCCTGGAACTCGCGTTCGAGTACGGCGGCCTGACGACCGGTCCCGCAGGAGGCTTCACCCCTGCCATGGGGAGCGACCACGCCCGCCTGAGCGAACACTGCCCCGCGCTGATCTGGCCCGCGCACCTGCACGGCCACCCGTGGGACGGAGGCGCGGAAGCCTGGGAGGAACCCGTCTTCCACGCCCGCGCCGCCCGCCTGCTGCACAACCTCCGCACCCGGCATGCCGGTCAGGACACCGCCGCGCTGGTCACGCACCACGACTTCGCCGGAGCGATCATCCGGACCGCGCTCGGCTGGCGCGTCACGGACGCACCGCCGACCTTTCACCTCGCTCACCTCGGCACGGCGCTGCTCGACCTGCCAGACGATGGCGGCGCAGGTGGCCTGATGTGGCTCAACAGAAAGCCGAGGGGGATGGAGGTCTGA
- the sdaAA gene encoding L-serine ammonia-lyase, iron-sulfur-dependent, subunit alpha, whose product MTTLDDILNAPAPASEWILTQDCQETGLDPDDIRTEMLRRIREMRASIERGLSSDAKSITGMVGWNAKGLWDAPDVLGAPLLKRVQAYAMAVNEENARMGRIVAAPTAGSAGTIPGALIGVADHLGLPDERLVNPMILAAGIGKAISKRMFISGAAGGCQAEIGSSAAMAAAAIVELMGGTPRAAVHAASLALMNTIGLVCDPVGGYVEVPCVSRNAFYAVHAVSAAQLALAQLESFIPPDEVLGAMASVGRMMPAALRETADGGLAQTPTGLAVTARMEGKKDGEGPGGMIELPLA is encoded by the coding sequence ATGACGACCCTCGACGACATCCTGAACGCCCCCGCCCCCGCCTCCGAATGGATCCTCACGCAGGACTGCCAGGAGACCGGCCTTGACCCTGACGACATTCGCACCGAGATGCTCCGCCGCATCCGCGAGATGCGCGCCAGCATCGAACGCGGCCTCAGCAGCGACGCAAAGAGCATCACGGGCATGGTTGGCTGGAACGCCAAGGGCCTCTGGGACGCCCCCGACGTCCTCGGCGCGCCCCTCCTGAAGCGCGTGCAGGCGTACGCGATGGCCGTGAACGAGGAAAACGCCCGCATGGGCCGCATCGTCGCCGCACCAACCGCCGGCAGTGCGGGCACCATTCCCGGCGCGCTGATCGGCGTGGCCGACCACCTCGGACTGCCCGACGAGCGCCTCGTGAACCCCATGATACTCGCCGCCGGGATCGGCAAGGCCATCAGCAAGCGTATGTTCATCAGCGGCGCAGCGGGCGGCTGTCAGGCCGAGATCGGCTCCAGCGCCGCCATGGCCGCCGCCGCCATCGTGGAACTCATGGGCGGCACCCCCCGCGCCGCCGTGCACGCCGCGTCCCTCGCCCTGATGAACACCATCGGTCTCGTGTGCGACCCCGTCGGCGGGTACGTCGAGGTGCCCTGCGTGAGCCGCAACGCCTTCTACGCCGTGCACGCCGTCAGCGCCGCGCAACTCGCCCTGGCGCAACTGGAATCCTTCATCCCCCCGGACGAGGTGCTGGGCGCCATGGCCAGCGTGGGCCGCATGATGCCCGCCGCCCTGCGCGAAACCGCCGACGGTGGCCTCGCCCAGACGCCCACAGGTCTCGCCGTCACCGCCCGCATGGAAGGAAAGAAGGACGGCGAGGGACCGGGCGGCATGATCGAACTGCCCCTGGCGTAA
- a CDS encoding KH domain-containing protein, producing the protein MKSDPVDLTLFLAQSVVDQPSLVRVSKRGPTVMVRVGPGEEGRLIGRQGRVIQAIRTLVRAASDPRERLNVDLDAPRKA; encoded by the coding sequence ATGAAGAGTGATCCCGTGGATCTGACCCTGTTCCTGGCGCAGAGCGTGGTGGACCAGCCGTCGCTGGTGCGCGTCTCGAAGCGCGGCCCGACCGTGATGGTCCGCGTCGGCCCCGGCGAGGAGGGCCGCCTGATCGGCCGTCAGGGCCGCGTGATCCAGGCGATCCGCACGCTGGTGCGCGCTGCCTCCGACCCGCGCGAACGGCTGAACGTCGACCTGGACGCGCCCAGAAAAGCGTGA
- a CDS encoding DUF705 domain-containing protein, with the protein MMTPPPLVVYVDVDETLVRNVGRSRVPIPGAIAHVRELAAQGAELYCWSSGGAAYARDSAREVGLEAVFTAFLPKPQVLVDDQRVESWRRLVQVHPLSCPGESVASYREALDSTRRSER; encoded by the coding sequence ATGATGACCCCTCCCCCGCTGGTCGTGTACGTGGATGTGGACGAGACGCTGGTGCGGAACGTGGGGCGGTCACGGGTGCCGATTCCGGGGGCGATCGCGCATGTGCGGGAGCTGGCGGCGCAGGGCGCGGAGCTGTACTGCTGGAGTTCCGGCGGGGCCGCCTACGCGAGGGACAGTGCGCGTGAGGTGGGCTTGGAGGCCGTGTTCACGGCGTTCCTGCCCAAGCCGCAGGTGCTGGTTGATGATCAGCGGGTGGAGTCGTGGCGGCGGCTGGTGCAGGTGCATCCGCTGTCGTGCCCGGGTGAGTCGGTGGCGTCGTACCGGGAGGCGCTGGACAGCACCCGCCGGTCAGAGCGCTAA
- the rimM gene encoding ribosome maturation factor RimM (Essential for efficient processing of 16S rRNA) → MTGGQDRTRLGYFLGPHGVKGGVKVYVLGDQEQFRALKRVFVEGRGWLRVARLEMLAPGVALHLAGVTSREAAEELRGLNVFAADDELPEPEEGVYYYHELRGLTLHGAGGEVLGEVVDVEDGGHQDLLVVRHEGGESFVPLQAPYVLVNLNDRRRPASLALSADAPAGLLEADAPEVGGDDA, encoded by the coding sequence GTGACGGGCGGGCAGGACCGGACGCGGCTCGGGTATTTCCTCGGGCCGCATGGCGTCAAGGGCGGCGTGAAGGTTTACGTACTGGGTGACCAGGAGCAGTTCCGCGCGCTGAAACGGGTGTTCGTGGAGGGCCGCGGCTGGCTGCGCGTGGCGCGGCTGGAGATGCTCGCGCCGGGCGTGGCCCTGCACCTGGCGGGCGTGACGTCGCGCGAGGCGGCCGAGGAACTGCGCGGCCTGAACGTGTTCGCGGCGGACGACGAGCTGCCCGAGCCCGAGGAGGGCGTGTACTACTACCACGAGCTGCGCGGCCTGACCCTGCACGGCGCCGGTGGCGAGGTGTTGGGTGAGGTCGTGGACGTGGAGGACGGCGGGCATCAGGACCTGCTGGTCGTGCGGCATGAGGGCGGCGAGTCGTTCGTGCCTCTTCAGGCGCCGTACGTGCTGGTGAACCTGAATGACCGCAGGCGTCCGGCGTCGCTGGCGCTCTCGGCGGATGCCCCGGCAGGGCTGCTGGAGGCGGATGCACCTGAGGTCGGCGGCGATGACGCCTGA
- a CDS encoding PadR family transcriptional regulator, translated as MPRSPNSSPHTKAVLHALQQTYPAHTYGYDLSKSTGLKSGTLYPILQRLHEQGHLDAQWEQSPHPGKPPRHIYRLTQSGLQLARERHDTQPAAAHSKGALT; from the coding sequence ATGCCCCGATCCCCCAACAGCAGCCCCCACACCAAAGCCGTCCTGCACGCCCTCCAGCAGACCTACCCCGCCCACACCTACGGCTATGACCTCAGCAAGAGCACCGGACTGAAAAGCGGCACCCTCTATCCCATCCTCCAGCGCCTCCACGAACAGGGCCACCTGGACGCCCAGTGGGAGCAGTCCCCCCACCCTGGCAAGCCCCCCCGCCACATCTACCGCCTCACCCAGAGCGGCCTCCAACTGGCCCGCGAACGCCACGATACCCAGCCCGCCGCCGCCCACAGCAAAGGAGCCCTCACGTGA
- a CDS encoding HAD family hydrolase has protein sequence MPTFDGVLFDLDGVLIDSEHLAEGVWVRTLAEHGLPIPANEFSHLAVGQTFPNVLLRLQELHGWTATDAFLPVLEERFNEAFDTVPAIEGARETLLALRAAGVPFAVASNSERGRLHLKLRASGLTELVGEHAYDPSWVGGRGKPNPDLYVFAAAQLDVDVARCVVVEDSVPGGTAGVRAGATLFALLAAGHIHPDSAAQMQTIGAARVLYSHRELQGALGLTVSS, from the coding sequence ATGCCGACATTTGATGGGGTGCTGTTCGATCTGGACGGCGTGCTGATCGACAGTGAGCATCTGGCCGAGGGTGTCTGGGTACGCACCCTGGCGGAGCATGGCCTGCCGATTCCCGCGAATGAGTTCTCGCACCTGGCGGTCGGGCAGACGTTCCCGAACGTGCTGCTCAGGTTGCAGGAGTTGCACGGTTGGACGGCCACGGACGCGTTCCTGCCGGTGCTGGAGGAACGGTTCAATGAGGCGTTCGACACGGTCCCGGCCATTGAAGGGGCGCGGGAGACGCTGCTCGCGCTGCGTGCAGCGGGCGTTCCGTTTGCGGTGGCCAGCAACAGCGAGCGGGGGCGGCTGCACCTGAAGTTGCGCGCGTCGGGACTAACTGAGCTGGTGGGTGAGCACGCATACGATCCGTCCTGGGTGGGCGGGCGGGGCAAACCCAACCCGGACCTGTACGTGTTTGCGGCGGCGCAGCTGGACGTGGACGTGGCCCGCTGCGTGGTCGTGGAGGATTCCGTTCCAGGTGGGACGGCCGGCGTGCGGGCTGGCGCGACGCTGTTTGCGCTGCTCGCGGCCGGGCACATTCATCCGGACAGCGCGGCGCAGATGCAGACCATCGGGGCCGCGCGGGTCCTGTATTCGCACCGGGAGCTACAGGGGGCGCTGGGACTGACGGTCAGCAGCTGA
- a CDS encoding LON peptidase substrate-binding domain-containing protein — protein sequence MRVPLFPLPNLVLFPGVVLPLYVFEPRYRTLLTDVQAGGETFGIVRILVSSKESDLPFQDRVSRVGTLAHLRHADLHEDGTSTIIIAGGERFQVQEFHMDHPYLSSDVTLWPLEAEPDLTPTEAEQATLATARELLAALLRLNPDNTEALLAAAPEDPLLIASFAASVLPLSGEAREDALRARTVLDRLDVLLAQVPSAARTLN from the coding sequence ATGCGCGTTCCGCTGTTTCCCCTGCCGAACCTGGTGTTGTTTCCAGGCGTGGTGCTCCCACTGTACGTGTTCGAGCCCCGGTACCGTACGCTGCTGACTGACGTGCAGGCTGGCGGTGAGACGTTCGGGATCGTGCGCATCCTGGTGTCCTCGAAGGAGTCGGACCTGCCGTTTCAGGACCGCGTATCGCGCGTGGGCACGCTGGCGCACCTGCGGCACGCCGATCTGCACGAGGACGGCACGAGCACGATCATCATTGCGGGCGGTGAGCGGTTTCAGGTGCAGGAGTTCCACATGGATCACCCGTACCTGAGTTCGGACGTGACCCTCTGGCCCCTGGAGGCCGAGCCGGACCTGACGCCCACCGAGGCCGAGCAGGCCACGCTGGCTACGGCGCGCGAGTTGCTGGCGGCCCTGCTGCGGCTGAATCCGGACAACACCGAGGCGCTGCTGGCGGCCGCGCCTGAGGACCCCCTGCTGATTGCCAGTTTCGCTGCGAGTGTCCTGCCCCTCAGCGGGGAGGCCCGCGAGGACGCCCTGCGCGCCCGGACGGTGCTGGACCGTCTGGATGTCCTTCTGGCGCAGGTGCCCAGCGCCGCCAGGACGCTGAACTAG
- the trmD gene encoding tRNA (guanosine(37)-N1)-methyltransferase TrmD, which yields MTPEPTPDGPLTFSFLTLFPELLAPFASEAILGKARERGLVDVRLVNMRDFSQNKHLKVDDTPYGGGAGMVIRVDVAERALASLPPADEVILFSPAGQPFTQAVAEELAGKAHLVFLCGRYEGFDARVEGLVTRELSVGDFVMMGGEAAAACVLEAVARLRPGVLGDADSHRADSFSSGLLDYPEYTRPLAWREQAVPEVLRGGNHAAIGAWRREQALKRTLARRPDLLVSAPLTPQDSATLLTLGATPDDLKGWGAPPPPIPRVKRKKRPADLPPGT from the coding sequence ATGACGCCTGAGCCCACCCCGGACGGCCCGCTGACCTTCTCGTTCCTGACGCTGTTCCCCGAGTTGCTGGCACCATTCGCCTCCGAGGCGATCCTGGGGAAGGCCCGCGAGCGGGGGCTGGTGGACGTGCGGCTGGTGAACATGCGGGACTTCTCGCAGAACAAGCACCTGAAGGTGGACGACACGCCGTACGGGGGCGGAGCGGGCATGGTGATCCGCGTGGACGTCGCCGAGCGGGCGCTGGCCAGCCTGCCGCCCGCCGACGAGGTGATCCTGTTCAGTCCGGCCGGGCAGCCGTTCACGCAGGCGGTCGCGGAGGAACTGGCCGGGAAGGCACACCTCGTGTTCCTGTGCGGCCGCTACGAGGGCTTCGACGCCCGCGTGGAGGGGCTGGTCACGCGCGAATTGAGCGTTGGGGATTTCGTGATGATGGGCGGCGAGGCGGCGGCCGCGTGCGTGCTGGAGGCCGTGGCCCGGTTGCGGCCCGGCGTGCTGGGCGACGCGGACTCGCACCGGGCGGACTCGTTCAGTTCGGGCCTCCTGGATTATCCCGAGTACACGCGGCCCCTCGCGTGGCGGGAGCAGGCGGTGCCGGAGGTGCTGCGCGGCGGGAACCACGCGGCCATCGGGGCGTGGCGGCGCGAGCAGGCGCTGAAGCGCACGCTGGCCCGCCGCCCGGACCTGCTGGTCTCGGCCCCGCTGACGCCGCAGGACAGCGCCACGCTGCTGACCCTGGGCGCTACCCCGGACGACCTGAAGGGCTGGGGGGCGCCTCCACCACCGATACCGAGAGTGAAGCGCAAGAAGCGGCCTGCCGATCTCCCCCCTGGGACGTGA
- a CDS encoding B12-binding domain-containing radical SAM protein, with translation MSYWRTTIKPLLDDETGTIYKQAPVRVTLAFPNRYSVGMASLGYQVIYRMFNQEEGVACERAFLPDDVDAFERTGQALPTVESGRDAGDCELFALSVSFELDLTNIIRTLDVAGLRPLREERDDSDALVMIGGPFTSSNPYPLTPFADIIVIGDGEQIVPVISEALREAESREDFYDLIDGMPGIFLPARHAHEPKWATAPKELLPAYSQIVTPHSELSNMFLVEAQRGCPRPCTFCLARTMYGPNRNNQAQELLDTIPDWVEKVGLVGAALSDFPHTKYVGRTLTDRGIKLGVSSIRADTVDAELAEILKAGGLRTFTVASDAPSERLRRWLKKGITTEDLTKTAHISRDLGFKGVKVYMMIGLGPENDDDITELIEFTKDLAKINRIALGISPFVPKRHTPHFADPFAGVQTIEKRMKRIQKELRTTAELRNVSAKWAWVESVIARGGPEVGMAAYQIYRNESIGAWKKALEEVGWSDEFETNTPSIGLPPGQYESKDVSAHAQGLAI, from the coding sequence TTGAGCTACTGGCGCACGACCATCAAACCCCTGCTGGACGACGAGACCGGCACGATCTACAAGCAGGCCCCCGTCCGCGTGACCCTGGCCTTCCCGAACCGCTACTCGGTGGGCATGGCCTCGCTGGGCTATCAGGTCATCTACCGCATGTTCAACCAGGAAGAGGGCGTCGCCTGCGAACGCGCCTTCCTGCCCGACGACGTGGACGCCTTCGAACGCACCGGTCAGGCCCTGCCCACCGTGGAGAGCGGGCGTGACGCCGGGGACTGCGAACTGTTCGCCCTGAGCGTGTCGTTCGAGCTGGACCTGACGAACATCATCCGCACGCTGGACGTGGCGGGGCTGCGTCCCCTGCGCGAGGAACGCGACGACAGCGACGCGCTGGTCATGATCGGCGGGCCGTTCACGAGCAGCAACCCCTACCCGCTCACACCCTTTGCGGACATCATCGTGATCGGCGACGGCGAGCAGATCGTGCCCGTCATCAGCGAGGCGCTGCGCGAAGCCGAGAGCCGCGAGGACTTCTACGACCTGATCGACGGGATGCCCGGCATCTTTCTGCCCGCCCGGCACGCCCACGAACCCAAGTGGGCCACCGCGCCCAAGGAACTGCTCCCCGCATACAGCCAGATCGTCACGCCGCACAGCGAACTGAGCAACATGTTCCTGGTCGAGGCGCAGCGCGGCTGCCCGCGCCCCTGCACCTTCTGCCTCGCGCGGACCATGTACGGCCCGAACCGCAACAACCAGGCGCAGGAACTGCTCGACACCATCCCCGACTGGGTGGAGAAGGTCGGCCTGGTCGGCGCGGCCCTCAGCGACTTCCCACACACCAAGTACGTGGGCCGCACCCTGACCGACCGCGGCATCAAGCTGGGCGTCAGCTCCATCCGCGCCGACACCGTCGACGCCGAACTGGCCGAGATCCTCAAGGCCGGCGGCCTGCGCACCTTCACCGTCGCGAGCGACGCCCCCAGCGAACGCCTGCGCCGCTGGCTGAAAAAGGGCATCACCACCGAGGACCTCACCAAGACCGCGCACATCAGCCGCGACCTGGGCTTCAAGGGCGTCAAGGTGTACATGATGATCGGCCTCGGCCCCGAGAACGACGACGACATCACCGAACTGATCGAGTTCACCAAGGACCTCGCGAAGATCAACCGCATCGCGCTGGGCATCAGCCCCTTCGTGCCCAAACGCCACACGCCGCACTTCGCGGACCCCTTCGCGGGCGTGCAGACCATCGAGAAGCGCATGAAACGCATCCAGAAGGAACTGCGCACCACCGCCGAACTCCGCAACGTGTCCGCCAAGTGGGCCTGGGTGGAATCGGTCATCGCGCGCGGCGGCCCCGAGGTCGGCATGGCCGCCTACCAGATCTACCGAAACGAGAGCATCGGCGCGTGGAAGAAAGCCCTGGAAGAAGTCGGCTGGAGCGACGAGTTCGAGACCAACACGCCCAGCATTGGCCTGCCGCCCGGCCAGTACGAGAGCAAGGACGTCAGCGCCCACGCCCAGGGCCTCGCCATCTGA
- a CDS encoding histidine triad nucleotide-binding protein, translating to MNDQPTLFERIIARELPSDIVYEDEQYIAIWDIAPKAPIHLLVIPKRMTPRVDAITDAAEMGELWLTAVKVARQHADDYRLVVNCGTGGGQVVFHTHIHVLAGWEHGPDSDT from the coding sequence ATGAACGATCAGCCCACCCTGTTCGAGCGGATCATTGCGCGGGAACTCCCCAGCGACATCGTGTACGAGGATGAGCAGTACATCGCGATCTGGGATATTGCCCCGAAGGCCCCCATTCACCTTCTGGTGATCCCCAAGCGCATGACGCCCCGCGTGGACGCCATCACGGACGCTGCGGAGATGGGTGAACTGTGGCTGACGGCGGTGAAGGTGGCGCGGCAGCACGCCGACGATTACCGACTCGTGGTGAACTGCGGCACGGGCGGCGGACAGGTGGTGTTCCACACGCATATTCACGTGCTGGCCGGCTGGGAGCACGGTCCGGACAGCGACACCTGA
- a CDS encoding ferritin-like domain-containing protein, whose product MSHDTEQQIIDSATNESAMNRRAAMGFLGKLGLGAAAMGLAAGSTASAAPAKNIDGDVLNFALNLEYLEAAFYLAAVGRVNELRKIGGGADIRLPASLDQDRGMQFKDGNVQALARDIAEDELAHVKFLHGALGKAAAPRPVIDLNGAFRAAGQAASGGKIDGFNPYANDLFFLHGAFIFEDVGVTAYNGAATLITNPAYLQAAAGILAVEAYHGGAIRSMLFQQRQISAAAGLYVGQVVQAISNLRGKVGGMKDQGLTDAKGMAVIAPADTNGVAFPRSTREVLNIVYLAPGASKGGFYPNGLNGNIK is encoded by the coding sequence ATGAGCCACGATACCGAACAGCAGATCATCGACAGCGCCACCAACGAGTCCGCCATGAACCGCCGCGCCGCCATGGGCTTCCTCGGCAAGCTCGGCCTGGGCGCCGCCGCCATGGGCCTCGCCGCGGGCAGCACCGCCAGCGCCGCCCCAGCTAAGAACATCGACGGCGACGTCCTGAACTTCGCCCTGAACCTCGAATACCTAGAAGCGGCCTTCTACCTGGCCGCCGTGGGCCGCGTGAACGAACTGCGCAAGATCGGCGGCGGCGCCGACATCCGCCTGCCCGCCAGCCTCGACCAGGACCGCGGCATGCAGTTCAAGGACGGTAACGTCCAGGCCCTCGCCCGCGACATCGCCGAGGACGAACTCGCCCACGTGAAATTCCTGCACGGCGCGCTCGGCAAGGCCGCCGCACCCCGCCCCGTCATCGACCTGAACGGCGCCTTCCGCGCCGCCGGACAGGCCGCGAGCGGCGGGAAGATCGACGGCTTCAACCCCTACGCGAACGACCTGTTCTTCCTGCACGGCGCGTTCATCTTCGAGGACGTGGGCGTCACCGCCTACAACGGCGCCGCGACCCTCATCACCAACCCCGCCTACCTCCAGGCGGCCGCCGGCATCCTCGCCGTTGAGGCCTACCACGGTGGCGCAATCCGCAGCATGCTCTTCCAGCAGCGCCAGATCAGCGCCGCCGCCGGACTGTACGTCGGGCAGGTCGTGCAGGCCATCAGCAACCTGCGCGGCAAGGTCGGCGGCATGAAAGACCAGGGCCTCACCGACGCCAAGGGCATGGCCGTCATCGCGCCCGCCGACACGAACGGCGTCGCGTTCCCCCGCAGCACCCGCGAAGTACTGAACATCGTCTACCTCGCCCCCGGCGCCAGCAAAGGCGGCTTCTACCCCAACGGCCTGAACGGCAACATCAAATAA
- the recG gene encoding ATP-dependent DNA helicase RecG: MATVAELRDKLRRPLAAELASGCQNRVVAGGVEKLLASPLGNPFPKVREALAGYAALDAAARDAALRAALDLLTDTPAKTAAPKAAPVAKRAAVPTAAPGERLPPDAPVERLDSGPGGARKLHTLGLHLLRDVLHAYPHRHEDRRALPDLSEVEEGQKVTVEGRVVAKSRRSPKPGMQILDVTLETPSGGRVKATWFNQPWVEKQLREGARLVLTGRVKRFGRSVQLGVEHLETVDGAQDSLSTGRIVGVYDAKDGISQEFLRRAAFRTLQAVPLDDYLPAHWRRQYGVTDLSDALWGIHFPADEAHLSRANHRLRFDEYLFLELRMLLQGEDAVLQGKRFNAKGDDIHTFEGALPFRFTNAQRRVLLEITDDMRSDRQMARLVQGDVGSGKTAVAACALYLAVRDGYQGALMAPTEILARQHYANLVGYLGQLDIRVGLLIGAMTPKAKLEMQTRIADGDVDVVVGTQALIQENVRFDNLGLAVVDEEHRFGVQQRRKLLAGRPDVLVMSATPIPRSLALTAYGDLELSVIDELPPGRTPIETKLIQDTARQQAYGFVMRQIREGRQAFVVTALIEESENLELLAATQLADDLKTILPEARIDLLHGKMSAAEKDFVMDRFRAHDFDILVSTTVIEVGVDVPNATVMVIENAERFGLAQLHQLRGRVGRGSAQSYCVLIAGEHSKKTRQRLKIIEGSTDGFVIAEADLKLRGPGEIRGTRQSGIPDLRLADIANDTQIIEQARELAKHILAHDPRLEHPRLQYLRSELQNRSQSVAYREVI, from the coding sequence ATGGCGACGGTGGCGGAATTACGGGACAAACTGCGGCGACCACTGGCAGCGGAACTGGCCTCCGGCTGCCAGAACCGCGTCGTGGCGGGCGGCGTGGAGAAACTGCTGGCCTCACCACTGGGCAACCCATTCCCGAAGGTCCGCGAGGCCTTGGCTGGGTACGCGGCGCTGGACGCAGCGGCACGGGACGCGGCCCTGCGCGCCGCCCTGGACCTGCTGACCGACACCCCCGCAAAGACCGCCGCTCCGAAGGCCGCGCCCGTCGCCAAGCGCGCCGCCGTCCCCACCGCCGCTCCGGGTGAGCGCCTGCCCCCGGACGCGCCCGTCGAGCGGCTCGACAGTGGACCCGGCGGCGCGCGCAAGCTGCACACGCTGGGCCTACACCTGCTGCGCGACGTGCTGCACGCCTACCCGCACCGTCACGAGGACCGCCGCGCCCTGCCGGACCTGTCCGAGGTCGAGGAGGGACAGAAGGTCACGGTGGAGGGCCGCGTCGTCGCCAAGTCCCGCCGCAGTCCCAAACCCGGCATGCAGATCCTGGACGTGACCCTGGAAACGCCGTCTGGCGGGCGCGTGAAAGCCACGTGGTTCAACCAGCCGTGGGTGGAAAAGCAGCTGCGCGAGGGCGCCCGGCTGGTCCTGACGGGTCGTGTGAAGCGCTTCGGGCGCAGCGTGCAGCTGGGCGTGGAGCACTTGGAGACGGTGGACGGCGCCCAGGATTCCCTTTCGACCGGGCGGATCGTGGGCGTGTACGACGCGAAGGACGGCATCTCGCAGGAGTTCCTGCGCCGCGCCGCGTTCCGCACGTTGCAGGCCGTCCCACTGGACGATTACCTACCCGCGCACTGGCGGCGGCAGTACGGTGTGACCGACCTCAGCGACGCGCTGTGGGGCATTCACTTCCCGGCCGACGAGGCTCACCTGAGCCGCGCGAACCACCGCCTGCGCTTCGACGAGTACCTGTTCCTCGAACTGCGCATGCTCCTCCAGGGTGAGGACGCCGTGCTGCAGGGCAAACGCTTCAACGCCAAGGGGGACGACATCCACACCTTCGAGGGCGCGCTGCCGTTCCGCTTCACGAACGCGCAGCGGCGCGTGCTGCTGGAGATCACGGACGACATGCGCAGCGACCGCCAGATGGCCCGCCTCGTGCAGGGGGATGTCGGGAGCGGCAAGACCGCCGTGGCCGCCTGCGCCCTGTACCTCGCCGTGCGGGACGGCTACCAGGGCGCGCTGATGGCCCCCACCGAGATCCTCGCGCGGCAGCACTACGCGAACCTCGTCGGGTACCTCGGGCAGCTCGACATCCGCGTGGGCCTCCTGATCGGCGCGATGACGCCCAAAGCGAAACTGGAGATGCAGACCCGCATCGCGGACGGGGACGTGGACGTCGTCGTGGGCACCCAGGCGCTCATTCAGGAGAACGTCCGCTTCGACAACCTCGGGCTGGCCGTCGTGGACGAGGAGCACCGCTTCGGTGTGCAGCAGCGCCGCAAACTCCTCGCGGGCCGCCCCGACGTGCTCGTCATGAGCGCCACCCCCATCCCCCGCTCGCTGGCGCTCACCGCCTACGGCGACCTGGAACTCTCGGTCATCGACGAACTCCCACCCGGCCGCACACCCATCGAAACCAAACTCATTCAGGACACCGCCCGGCAGCAGGCGTACGGGTTCGTCATGCGCCAGATCCGCGAGGGGCGGCAGGCGTTCGTCGTTACCGCCCTCATTGAGGAAAGCGAGAACCTCGAACTCCTTGCCGCCACGCAACTCGCCGACGACCTCAAGACCATCCTCCCCGAGGCGCGCATCGACCTGCTGCACGGCAAGATGAGCGCCGCCGAGAAGGACTTTGTCATGGACCGCTTCCGCGCGCACGACTTCGACATTCTCGTGTCCACCACCGTCATCGAGGTCGGCGTGGACGTCCCCAACGCCACCGTCATGGTCATCGAGAACGCCGAACGCTTCGGCCTCGCCCAGCTGCACCAGTTGCGCGGCCGCGTCGGCCGAGGCAGCGCCCAGAGCTACTGCGTCCTGATCGCCGGGGAGCACAGCAAGAAAACCCGGCAGCGCCTCAAGATCATCGAAGGCAGCACCGACGGCTTCGTCATCGCCGAAGCCGACCTGAAACTCCGCGGCCCCGGCGAGATACGAGGCACCCGCCAGAGCGGCATCCCGGACCTGCGCCTCGCCGACATTGCCAACGACACCCAGATCATCGAACAGGCCCGCGAACTCGCCAAGCACATCCTCGCGCACGACCCCAGGCTGGAACACCCCCGCCTCCAGTACCTCCGCAGCGAACTCCAGAACCGCAGCCAGAGCGTCGCCTACCGCGAGGTGATCTGA